Proteins encoded in a region of the Sugiyamaella lignohabitans strain CBS 10342 chromosome B, complete sequence genome:
- the GAP1 gene encoding amino acid permease GAP1 (General amino acid permease; Gap1p senses the presence of amino acid substrates to regulate localization to the plasma membrane when needed; essential for invasive growth; GO_component: GO:0030134 - ER to Golgi transport vesicle [Evidence IDA] [PMID 12499351]; GO_component: GO:0005768 - endosome [Evidence IDA] [PMID 15039776]; GO_component: GO:0000328 - fungal-type vacuole lumen [Evidence IDA] [PMID 15039776]; GO_component: GO:0016021 - integral component of membrane [Evidence IEA,IEA]; GO_component: GO:0016021 - integral component of membrane [Evidence ISM] [PMID 12192589]; GO_component: GO:0005887 - integral component of plasma membrane [Evidence IDA] [PMID 9199164]; GO_component: GO:0016020 - membrane [Evidence IEA,IEA,IEA]; GO_component: GO:0005771 - multivesicular body [Evidence IMP] [PMID 14523026]; GO_component: GO:0005886 - plasma membrane [Evidence IDA] [PMID 15623581]; GO_component: GO:0005886 - plasma membrane [Evidence IDA] [PMID 15707981]; GO_function: GO:0015193 - L-proline transmembrane transporter activity [Evidence IGI] [PMID 14968425]; GO_function: GO:0015171 - amino acid transmembrane transporter activity [Evidence IEA]; GO_function: GO:0015171 - amino acid transmembrane transporter activity [Evidence IMP] [PMID 6759873]; GO_function: GO:0015203 - polyamine transmembrane transporter activity [Evidence IMP] [PMID 15707981]; GO_process: GO:0003333 - amino acid transmembrane transport [Evidence IEA]; GO_process: GO:0006865 - amino acid transport [Evidence IEA,IEA]; GO_process: GO:0006865 - amino acid transport [Evidence IMP] [PMID 6759873]; GO_process: GO:0015846 - polyamine transport [Evidence IMP] [PMID 15707981]; GO_process: GO:0055085 - transmembrane transport [Evidence IEA]; GO_process: GO:0006810 - transport [Evidence IEA,IEA]) → MERSLDIESSPKLVESSTPSEGSDRGVVLDKKFGFMTQLIDSFRPMDVSEINTSEMTLAERSAAITAKSPLKRGLKSRHLQMIAIGGTIGTGLFVGSGGSLSQGGPASLVIGYILTGMMLFCTLHAVGELAVRFPVAGGFNTYATRFLDPAWGFAMGWIYALQWLILLPLELVAASLTIQYWRTGGGAAASVNPDAWVAVFFALIIFINVFSVRAYGETEFIFSTIKVVAVVGFIILGIVLVAGGSPNHIGYIGAKYWINPGPFANGFKGVVSVFVNAAFAYSGSELVGLAAAETQNPHKALPSACKQVFWRITLFYVVALTLVGFLVPYTDPRLLGTSSVDANASPFVIAIINSGIKSLPSVVNAVILISAVSVGSSSVYACSRCCQALASQGFLPKIFGYIDREGRPMVAIVFTLVFGLLSFLAGSSAEATVFDWLLSFSGMASLFTWGSICLCHIRFRKAMAVQGISLDELTFKSAVGVWGSWFG, encoded by the coding sequence ATGGAGCGTTctcttgatattgaaagCTCGCCAAAACTGGTAGAGTCTTCCACTCCTTCGGAGGGCTCTGACCGTGGTGTCGTGTTAGATAAAAAATTTGGCTTTATGACACAGCTCATTGATAGTTTTCGACCCATGGATGTATCTGAAATTAATACGTCGGAGATGACATTGGCTGAAAGGTCAGCTGCTATTACAGCCAAGAGTCCTCTTAAACGTGGTCTTAAAAGCCGTCATTTGCAAATGATTGCCATCGGTGGAACTATTGGAACTGGTTTATTTGTAGGAAGCGGTGGTTCTTTGAGTCAAGGTGGACCAGCATCACTGGTAATTGGATATATATTGACAGGAATGATGCTGTTTTGTACTTTGCATGCTGTCGGGGAGTTGGCTGTGCGTTTCCCAGTGGCAGGTGGTTTCAACACATATGCTACACGGTTCCTGGATCCAGCATGGGGATTTGCAATGGGCTGGATCTATGCGCTACAATGGCTCATTCTTTTACCCCTGGAACTTGTAGCTGCTAGTCTGACCATTCAGTATTGGCGAACtggcggtggtgctgccgctTCTGTTAATCCCGATGCTTGGGTGGCTGTGTTCTTTGCATtaatcatatttattaatgtCTTCTCCGTGAGGGCTTACGGAGAGACTGAGTTTATCTTCTCTACTATCAAAGTAGTGGCTGTAGTAGGCTTCATAATTCTGGGCATAGTACTTGTAGCAGGTGGCAGTCCCAACCACATTGGATATATTGGTGCCAAGTACTGGATTAACCCTGGACCATTTGCTAATGGATTCAAAGGTGTTGTCAGCGTCTTTGTGAATGCCGCTTTTGCATATTCTGGGTCAGAGTTAGTTGgcttggctgctgctgaaactCAAAATCCCCATAAAGCTCTCCCCTCTGCTTGCAAGCAAGTATTCTGGAGAATCACTTTGTTCTACGTTGTAGCACTTACTCTCGTCGGGTTTTTGGTTCCCTACACTGATCCCAGACTCCTTGGAACCTCTAGTGTCGACGCTAATGCTTCTCCCTTTGTTATTGCAATTATTAACTCTGGTATCAAGTCTCTTCCTAGTGTGGTAAATGCCGTTATTCTTATCAGTGCAGTTTCAGTGGGAAGCAGTTCCGTGTACGCATGTTCCAGATGTTGTCAGGCACTTGCTTCTCAAGGATTTTTGCCAAAGATTTTTGGATATATTGACCGAGAGGGACGACCAATGGTTGCCATTGTTTTTACACTTGTCTTCGGTCTCCTTTCATTCTTGGCTGGTTCCTCGGCTGAGGCTACTGTTTTTGACTGGCTTCTTTCATTTTCTGGAATGGCAAGTTTATTTACTTGGGGCTCAATCTGCCTTTGTCATATTAGATTTCGAAAGGCTATGGCTGTTCAAGGCATTTCTCTGGACGAGCTGACGTTTAAATCTGCTGTTGGAGTTTGGGGATCATGGTTTGGGTAA